The Streptomyces sp. ICC1 DNA window CCCTCTTGGCGACGCCGCCCGCTGCTTTTCGAAACAGCACAGCCATGACGACCAAGCACATCTTCGTCACCGGGGGTGTCGCTTCCTCGCTCGGCAAGGGCCTGACGGCCTCGAGCCTGGGTGCGCTGCTGAAGGCCCGGGGCCTGCGCGTCACGATGCAGAAGCTCGACCCGTACCTGAACGTCGACCCCGGCACGATGAACCCGTTCCAGCACGGTGAGGTGTTCGTCACCAACGACGGCGCCGAGACCGACCTGGACATCGGCCACTACGAGCGCTTCCTCGACGTCGACCTCGACGGCTCGGCCAACGTCACCACCGGCCAGGTCTACTCGCAGGTCATCGCCAAGGAGCGGCGAGGCGAGTACCTCGGTGACACCGTGCAGGTCATCCCGCACATCACCAACGAGATCAAGCACCGCATCCGCCGCATGGCCACCGCGGACGTGGACGTGGTCATCACCGAGGTCGGCGGCACCGTCGGCGACATCGAGTCGCTGCCGTTCCTGGAGACGGTCCGCCAGGTCCGCCACGAGGTCGGCCGCGACAACGTCTTCGTCGTGCACATCTCGCTGCTGCCCTACATCGGCCCCTCCGGCGAGCTGAAGACCAAGCCGACCCAGCACTCGGTCGCGGCCCTGCGAGCCATCGGCATCCAGCCCGACGCGATCGTGCTGCGCGCCGACCGCGAGGTCCCGACCTCGATCAAGCGCAAGATCTCGCTGATGTGCGACGTCGACGAGGCCGCCGTGGTGGCCGCGATCGACGCCAAGTCGATCTACGACATCCCCAAGGTCCTGCACACCGAGGGCCTGGACGCGTACGTCGTGCGCAAGCTCGACCTGCCGTTCCGCGACGTCAACTGGACGGTGTGGGAGGACCTGCTGGACCGGGTCCACAACCCCGACCACGAGGTCAAGGTCGCGCTCGTCGGCAAGTACATCGACCTGCCCGACGCCTACCTGTCGGTGACCGAGGCGCTGCGCGCCGGCGGGTTCGCCAACAAGGCCCGCGTCGAGATCAAGTGGGTCACCTCCGACGACTGCAAGACCCCGGCCGGCGCCGCCGCGCAGCTGGCCGACGTGGACGCGATCTGCGTTCCCGGCGGCTTCGGCGACCGCGGTGTCAACGGCAAGGTCGGCGCGATCACCTACGCCCGCGAGAACAAGATCCCGCTGCTCGGCCTGTGCCTGGGCCTGCAGTGCGTGGTCATCGAGGCCGCGCGCAACCTGGCGGGCATCGAGGACGCGAACTCCACCGAGTTCGACGCCTCCACCCCCAACCCGGTGATCTCCACGATGGAGGAGCAGCTGGCCTTCGTCGAGGGCGCGGGCGACCTGGGCGGCACCATGCGCCTGGGCATGTACCCGGCGAAGCTCGCCGAGGGCTCCATCGTGCGCGAGGTCTACGGCGACCAGGCGTACGTGGACGAGCGCCACCGCCACCGCTACGAGGTCAACAACGCCTACCGCGGTGAGCTGGAGAAGAAGGCCGGTCTGGTCTTCTCCGGCACCTCCCCGGACAACAAGCTGGTCGAGTACGTCGAGTACCCGCGCGAGGTGCACCCCTACCTGGTGGCCACCCAGGCCCACCCGGAGCTGCGCTCGCGCCCGACGCGCCCGCACCCGCTGTTCGCCGGTCTGGTCAAGGCCGCGGTCGCGCGCCAGCAGGCCGCCAAGGCCGCGCAACAGTAGTCGTACGCGGTCGGTGACGCCGACCGCCTAACGTAGGCAGCCGGGGCGCGCATCGTGCCCCGGCTGTCGCGTTTCTGGGGAAGGTACCGGCCATGGCCATGGGCAACGACATCGAGGACACTCCGGAATCGTGGGAGATCGTCGCCTCGCGGACCCCGTTCGAGG harbors:
- a CDS encoding CTP synthase, which gives rise to MTTKHIFVTGGVASSLGKGLTASSLGALLKARGLRVTMQKLDPYLNVDPGTMNPFQHGEVFVTNDGAETDLDIGHYERFLDVDLDGSANVTTGQVYSQVIAKERRGEYLGDTVQVIPHITNEIKHRIRRMATADVDVVITEVGGTVGDIESLPFLETVRQVRHEVGRDNVFVVHISLLPYIGPSGELKTKPTQHSVAALRAIGIQPDAIVLRADREVPTSIKRKISLMCDVDEAAVVAAIDAKSIYDIPKVLHTEGLDAYVVRKLDLPFRDVNWTVWEDLLDRVHNPDHEVKVALVGKYIDLPDAYLSVTEALRAGGFANKARVEIKWVTSDDCKTPAGAAAQLADVDAICVPGGFGDRGVNGKVGAITYARENKIPLLGLCLGLQCVVIEAARNLAGIEDANSTEFDASTPNPVISTMEEQLAFVEGAGDLGGTMRLGMYPAKLAEGSIVREVYGDQAYVDERHRHRYEVNNAYRGELEKKAGLVFSGTSPDNKLVEYVEYPREVHPYLVATQAHPELRSRPTRPHPLFAGLVKAAVARQQAAKAAQQ